Proteins encoded in a region of the Vicia villosa cultivar HV-30 ecotype Madison, WI linkage group LG5, Vvil1.0, whole genome shotgun sequence genome:
- the LOC131605588 gene encoding uncharacterized protein LOC131605588 translates to MTSNGHPSLITVVPFDHITLYSGWLACGANTVVRYLSEWCMRQFGRVQMILRSPFEVDTDSVNRWELTAIFEDWAHHLVPEEYRRTLATQSWHCVDGYVTWFYQMSHPIMTLDVPRRPPRPTHEELLER, encoded by the coding sequence ATGACATCCAATGGACACCCTTCGTTGATTACGGTTGTCCCATTCGACCATATTACAttgtattctggatggttggcatgtgggGCAAACACCGTGGTCAGATATCTGTCGGAGTGGTGCATGAGACAGTTTGGACGTGTGCAGATGATACTGAGGTCTCCGTTTGAGGTTGATACTGACTCTGTTAACCGCTGGGAGCTCACTGCAATCTTTGAGGATTGGGCACATCATCTAGTCCCAGAGGAGTATCGGCGTACACTGGCCACCCAGAGCTGGCACTGTGTAGATGGATATgtgacatggttctatcagaTGTCACATCCTATCATGACACTCGATGTTCCTAGGCGTCCACCTAGGCCAACACATGAGGAGCTCTTGGAGAGATAG